A genomic region of Bernardetia sp. ABR2-2B contains the following coding sequences:
- a CDS encoding archaemetzincin encodes MKKDALYFLISIFFFVSCNPKPKPFPAQGLNNLADSMEFVLKKNQFYIEEPKSGEWLERNKERGQTFTEYWNKNTNIPPVRTTEKRKKIYIQLYGDFDKTQLRLMDSVEQFLSIFYELPIERLEQKSLDSTNLDTTNWRVHTRNGFQVKTGFILDSLEKNLPNDGVLLVSFTTTDLYPNKKWSFVFGQARLHNRVGVWSMARFGDKKAMKDDIDSFNLALERTCKTAVHEIGHIFSLQHCIFYRCAMQGANSLKEIDGHPSYFCPVCDAKIISNLNLPLSKRYENLATFWKNQQQLETSYYYRKSAIQIKRLEPYENSSSITK; translated from the coding sequence ATGAAAAAAGATGCTTTATACTTCCTTATCTCAATTTTCTTTTTTGTGTCTTGCAATCCAAAACCAAAGCCTTTTCCAGCTCAAGGATTAAATAATCTAGCTGATTCAATGGAGTTTGTCTTGAAAAAAAATCAATTTTATATAGAAGAACCTAAATCTGGGGAATGGCTAGAACGAAATAAAGAAAGAGGACAGACATTTACAGAGTATTGGAATAAAAATACGAACATTCCACCTGTACGAACAACAGAAAAAAGAAAGAAAATCTATATTCAACTTTATGGAGACTTTGATAAAACACAGCTCCGTTTGATGGATTCGGTAGAGCAGTTCTTATCTATTTTTTATGAATTACCTATCGAAAGATTAGAACAAAAAAGTCTGGATTCTACAAATTTAGACACTACAAATTGGCGAGTTCATACAAGAAATGGTTTTCAAGTAAAGACAGGCTTTATATTAGATTCTTTAGAAAAAAATCTTCCTAATGATGGTGTTTTGTTAGTCAGTTTTACAACAACTGATTTATATCCAAACAAGAAATGGAGTTTTGTTTTCGGACAAGCAAGATTACACAACCGAGTAGGAGTTTGGTCGATGGCACGTTTTGGAGATAAAAAAGCAATGAAAGATGATATTGATAGTTTTAATTTGGCTTTGGAGCGAACATGCAAAACGGCAGTACATGAAATTGGACATATTTTTTCACTTCAACATTGTATTTTTTATCGTTGTGCGATGCAGGGCGCAAATAGCTTGAAGGAAATAGATGGACACCCTTCTTACTTTTGTCCTGTTTGTGATGCCAAAATTATCTCAAACCTAAATCTTCCTTTATCAAAACGATATGAAAATCTAGCTACTTTTTGGAAAAACCAACAGCAGCTAGAAACTAGTTATTATTACAGAAAATCAGCTATACAAATAAAAAGATTAGAACCTTATGAAAATTCTTCCTCTATTACCAAGTAA
- a CDS encoding DUF2945 domain-containing protein: MIRTGTEVKWNWADGTAKGKVIETSTEKTVKTIKGQKVVRHGEEENKALYIEQDDGTKVLKLESEVERDD, encoded by the coding sequence ATGATACGAACAGGCACAGAAGTAAAATGGAACTGGGCAGATGGAACAGCAAAAGGAAAAGTCATCGAAACATCAACTGAAAAAACAGTAAAGACGATAAAAGGGCAAAAAGTAGTCAGACATGGAGAAGAAGAAAACAAAGCCCTTTATATCGAACAAGACGACGGCACGAAAGTATTGAAACTTGAAAGTGAAGTTGAAAGAGATGATTAG
- a CDS encoding nucleoside phosphorylase gives MIPSSELIINSDNSIYHLNLQPSQLADTIITVGDPERVPSVSQFFDTIEHKIHKREFITHTGTYKGKRISVISTGMGTDNVEVLMTELDALVNVDFKTRKVKEKLTSLTIIRVGTSGSIQESIPVGTLLASQNAVGMDTLMQFYRLEQSQREQEFSQRIKENAKVDFNPYIVSANEDLVSHFTEGGKMIKGNTLTCPGFYAPQGREVRLKPKTDNYLDKIRNKIEDFPLTNMEMETAGYYAMGRLLGHKMLSLNAILANRITHQFSENPQEEVNNLIHYTLEKMSSY, from the coding sequence ATGATTCCATCTTCCGAACTTATCATCAACTCTGATAACTCTATTTATCATCTCAATCTACAACCTTCTCAATTAGCAGATACAATTATTACGGTTGGTGACCCAGAGCGTGTGCCTTCTGTAAGTCAATTTTTTGATACAATAGAACATAAAATTCACAAAAGAGAATTTATTACGCACACAGGAACGTATAAAGGAAAACGAATTTCTGTAATTTCGACAGGAATGGGAACGGATAATGTAGAAGTTCTGATGACCGAATTAGATGCGCTTGTCAATGTTGATTTCAAGACACGAAAAGTAAAAGAAAAACTGACTTCACTTACTATTATCAGAGTTGGTACTTCGGGTTCTATTCAAGAAAGTATTCCTGTAGGAACACTCTTAGCTTCTCAAAATGCAGTCGGAATGGATACACTAATGCAGTTTTATAGATTAGAACAAAGTCAAAGAGAACAAGAGTTTTCCCAAAGAATTAAAGAAAATGCAAAGGTTGATTTTAATCCTTATATAGTTTCTGCCAATGAAGACTTAGTAAGTCATTTTACAGAAGGTGGAAAAATGATAAAAGGAAACACACTTACTTGCCCTGGGTTTTATGCTCCACAAGGACGTGAAGTAAGATTAAAACCCAAGACAGACAATTATTTAGATAAAATTAGAAATAAAATTGAAGATTTTCCTCTTACCAATATGGAAATGGAAACGGCAGGTTATTATGCAATGGGAAGACTTTTAGGACACAAAATGCTTTCACTCAATGCTATTCTTGCTAATCGAATTACACATCAGTTTTCTGAAAACCCACAAGAAGAAGTTAATAATTTGATTCATTACACATTGGAAAAAATGAGTAGTTACTAA